The Corynebacterium comes genome window below encodes:
- a CDS encoding ATP-dependent DNA helicase — protein MTEEPLSHPTRELLDAAVTALGGSRRDGQIAMAEAVTRALETERHLAVQAGTGTGKSLAYLVPAIRHAQATGSTVIVSTATIALQRQLVDRDLPRLADALETVMERRPTFAIMKGRSNYVCLNRIGAAEDPEDALLDEAEVSWLGRHVARVHEWAQETDTGDRDDLEPGVPDLAWRQVSVTANECLGATRCPHGAECFAELAKRKAQDVDVVVTNHALLAIDALADIDVLPEHDVVIIDEAHELDGRITSVATNELSRTALTLAAKRAGKLGADGTDDRLVELTDDWQAAAALLPDGRWTDLDEIARGPLAGLRDGLWSLREAVGRPPEGEAASDPEKAAERQNLANHLQELHDAIVRILTVFDESDPAAQRDVVWLERDDRRGDVLTVAPLSVAGLLHDRLFGEQTVVLTSATLTLGGRFDAMAAAWGLPKGTWDSLDAGTPFDPRKSGILYTARHLPDPGRDGLPDETLDEIHDLIMAAGGRTLGLFSSRRAAEQAAEAMRSRLPFDVFCQGEDTTGALVDRFAKNENACLFGTLTLWQGVDVPGPACSLVLIDRIPFPRPDDPLLQARKEAATAEGRNGFMEVAASHAALLMAQGAGRLLRSVSDRGVVAVLDNRLVTKRYGSFLRASMPPFWETTDPKVVRGALERLVRKS, from the coding sequence GTGACCGAGGAACCACTGAGTCACCCGACCCGGGAGCTTCTCGACGCCGCCGTCACCGCCCTCGGCGGTTCCCGTCGCGACGGGCAGATCGCCATGGCGGAGGCCGTCACCCGCGCGCTGGAGACAGAACGTCATCTCGCGGTACAGGCTGGCACGGGCACGGGCAAGTCCCTCGCGTACCTGGTGCCCGCCATCCGGCACGCCCAGGCCACCGGGTCCACGGTGATCGTGTCCACCGCGACCATCGCCCTGCAGCGCCAGCTCGTCGACCGCGACCTGCCCCGGTTGGCGGATGCTCTGGAGACCGTCATGGAACGGCGCCCCACCTTCGCCATCATGAAGGGCCGGTCCAACTACGTGTGTCTCAACCGGATCGGCGCCGCGGAGGATCCGGAGGACGCGCTTCTCGACGAAGCGGAAGTCTCGTGGCTCGGCCGCCACGTCGCCCGGGTCCATGAATGGGCACAGGAGACGGATACGGGCGACCGCGACGACCTGGAGCCGGGTGTGCCGGATCTGGCGTGGAGGCAGGTGTCGGTCACCGCAAACGAGTGCCTGGGTGCGACCCGCTGCCCGCACGGCGCGGAGTGCTTCGCTGAGCTGGCGAAACGCAAGGCACAGGACGTCGACGTGGTGGTGACCAACCACGCGCTGCTGGCCATCGACGCGCTCGCGGACATCGACGTCCTGCCCGAGCATGACGTGGTCATCATCGACGAGGCCCACGAGCTGGACGGCCGGATCACCTCCGTGGCCACCAACGAACTCTCCCGCACCGCCCTCACCCTGGCGGCCAAGCGCGCCGGGAAGCTCGGCGCCGACGGGACCGACGACAGGCTGGTGGAGCTCACGGACGACTGGCAGGCCGCTGCGGCGCTGCTTCCCGACGGCCGCTGGACAGACCTCGACGAGATCGCCCGCGGCCCCCTGGCCGGTCTGCGCGACGGGCTGTGGTCCCTGCGTGAAGCCGTCGGCCGCCCCCCGGAGGGCGAGGCTGCCAGCGACCCGGAGAAGGCCGCGGAGAGGCAGAACCTGGCGAACCACCTGCAGGAACTGCACGATGCCATCGTCCGCATCCTCACCGTCTTCGACGAGTCCGACCCGGCCGCCCAACGCGATGTGGTGTGGCTGGAACGCGATGACCGCCGTGGGGACGTCCTCACCGTCGCGCCCCTGTCCGTCGCCGGCCTGCTGCATGACCGGCTCTTCGGGGAGCAGACCGTCGTGCTCACCTCCGCCACCCTGACCCTCGGCGGACGTTTCGACGCCATGGCCGCCGCCTGGGGCCTGCCGAAGGGAACGTGGGACAGCCTGGACGCCGGTACGCCTTTCGATCCGCGGAAATCGGGCATTCTCTACACCGCCCGTCACCTGCCGGATCCGGGCCGTGACGGCCTGCCGGATGAGACGCTCGATGAGATCCACGACCTCATCATGGCCGCCGGGGGCCGCACCCTGGGGTTGTTCTCCTCCCGGCGCGCAGCTGAACAGGCCGCCGAGGCCATGAGGTCCCGGCTGCCCTTCGACGTCTTCTGCCAGGGCGAGGACACCACCGGCGCACTGGTGGACAGGTTCGCCAAGAATGAGAACGCCTGTCTCTTCGGCACCCTGACCCTGTGGCAGGGCGTCGACGTCCCCGGGCCCGCCTGTTCCCTGGTCCTGATCGACCGCATTCCCTTCCCGCGGCCCGACGACCCCCTGCTCCAGGCCCGGAAGGAGGCCGCCACCGCAGAGGGCCGCAACGGCTTCATGGAGGTGGCCGCCAGCCATGCGGCACTGCTCATGGCACAGGGTGCGGGGCGTCTGCTGCGCTCCGTCTCCGACCGCGGCGTGGTCGCCGTCCTGGATAACCGCCTGGTGACCAAACGCTACGGGTCGTTCCTCCGCGCCTCCATGCCGCCCTTCTGGGAGACCACGGATCCGAAGGTGGTGCGCGGGGCCCTGGAACGCCTGGTCAGGAAGTCCTGA
- a CDS encoding Crp/Fnr family transcriptional regulator has translation MSTNPVRQTCSHPHHCSEDVRLRVMARSPLTRDLSPEQRRELDTHLRALSWAEGDPLMLAGDTPGGVHLIMSGRVRVTRDTIEGDEITVDIAAPGDVLGPLDTVPVPVVDSAWAMETTCALFLRAETLGQVVSEFPPLAMALLRLQQERLAAGRDREVAQTTRTVEQRVAGVLLQLATRLGQVRPDGSVLLQVRLRRDDIAGMASTTVESASRAMAKMKRNGLIDSGREWVVLLDAAGLADL, from the coding sequence ATGTCCACCAACCCGGTCCGGCAGACCTGTTCCCACCCCCACCACTGCTCCGAGGACGTTCGGCTGCGCGTCATGGCGCGTTCCCCGCTCACCCGGGATCTGAGCCCGGAGCAGCGCCGGGAGCTGGACACCCATCTGCGCGCGCTGTCCTGGGCGGAAGGCGATCCGCTCATGCTGGCGGGCGACACCCCCGGCGGCGTCCACCTGATCATGTCGGGCCGGGTGCGCGTCACCCGCGACACCATCGAGGGCGATGAGATCACCGTCGACATCGCAGCCCCGGGGGATGTCCTGGGCCCACTCGACACCGTCCCTGTTCCCGTCGTGGACTCGGCGTGGGCGATGGAAACCACCTGCGCCCTTTTCCTGCGGGCGGAGACACTGGGTCAGGTCGTGTCGGAGTTCCCCCCGTTGGCGATGGCCCTGCTGCGGCTGCAGCAGGAGCGGCTGGCCGCGGGCAGGGACCGTGAGGTCGCGCAGACCACCCGCACCGTGGAGCAGCGGGTCGCGGGAGTGCTGCTGCAGCTGGCCACCCGCCTCGGGCAGGTCCGCCCCGACGGGTCGGTGCTCCTCCAGGTGCGGCTGCGTCGCGACGATATCGCCGGCATGGCCTCCACCACCGTCGAATCCGCCTCCCGGGCAATGGCGAAGATGAAGCGGAACGGGCTAATCGATTCCGGCCGTGAGTGGGTCGTGCTTCTCGACGCCGCCGGTCTCGCCGATCTTTGA
- a CDS encoding heavy-metal-associated domain-containing protein: protein MATRTTTLRSEEFSCPSCVSKIETKLKGLDGVDNAEVKFSSGRIIVDHDPAVASVRQLVDAVAAVGYTAKPSAY, encoded by the coding sequence ATGGCCACCAGGACCACCACCCTCCGTTCCGAGGAATTCTCCTGCCCCTCCTGCGTCAGCAAGATCGAGACGAAACTGAAGGGTCTCGACGGGGTCGACAATGCGGAGGTGAAGTTCTCCTCCGGCCGGATCATCGTGGACCACGACCCGGCGGTCGCCTCCGTCCGCCAGCTGGTGGATGCGGTCGCGGCCGTCGGTTACACGGCCAAACCCTCCGCCTACTAG
- a CDS encoding IS5 family transposase yields MSDTKSRFRVLTDHQWETVERLLPSSDGQRGRPFHNSRLVVEGIIYRYRTGIPWRDLPRDEYGPWQTVWKRHRRYCADGTWDAVLTYLLTVADAEGKIDWNVSVDASIARAHQHATNTTRPEQDTGGSIESQESAAGVD; encoded by the coding sequence GTGAGTGACACCAAAAGTCGGTTTCGCGTCCTGACCGACCACCAGTGGGAGACGGTTGAGCGCCTTCTGCCCAGCAGTGATGGGCAGCGGGGTCGTCCCTTTCACAACAGTCGGCTGGTCGTTGAGGGCATCATCTACCGCTACCGCACCGGAATCCCGTGGCGGGACCTGCCCCGCGATGAATACGGCCCCTGGCAGACCGTCTGGAAACGGCACCGCCGCTACTGCGCCGACGGCACGTGGGATGCCGTCCTGACCTACCTGCTGACGGTGGCCGATGCGGAAGGAAAGATCGACTGGAACGTCTCCGTCGACGCCTCGATCGCGCGTGCCCACCAGCACGCGACGAACACGACCCGGCCCGAGCAGGACACAGGGGGCTCGATCGAATCACAAGAATCTGCCGCTGGCGTTGACTGA
- a CDS encoding IS5 family transposase — protein sequence MTEPAGHGIGRSRGGLSSKIHAGVDGHGRPLSVVVTGGQRNDGAMLQAVLDDIHVPRMGPGRARSRPDAVLADRGYATTVIRRDLRKRGIVAVIPEKRDSIAARKRRGSKGGRPPAFDPHAYKGRNVVERAFALAKQWRGLATRYDKLAVVYRGAVVLCAVLTWLRALGDTP from the coding sequence TTGACTGAACCAGCAGGTCACGGAATTGGCCGGTCGCGCGGTGGGCTGTCGAGCAAGATTCACGCCGGCGTCGACGGACACGGCCGTCCCCTGTCTGTGGTGGTCACCGGCGGGCAGCGCAACGACGGTGCGATGCTTCAGGCTGTGCTCGACGACATCCACGTCCCGCGCATGGGTCCCGGGCGGGCGCGGTCGCGTCCGGATGCGGTCCTGGCTGACCGTGGCTACGCGACGACGGTGATTCGGCGTGACCTGCGTAAGCGGGGGATCGTGGCGGTCATTCCTGAAAAGCGTGACAGTATCGCGGCCCGTAAACGTAGAGGCAGCAAAGGTGGGCGCCCGCCCGCCTTTGACCCTCATGCCTACAAGGGCCGCAATGTTGTCGAGCGGGCGTTTGCCCTGGCCAAGCAGTGGCGGGGCCTGGCCACCCGCTATGACAAACTCGCCGTGGTTTATCGTGGAGCCGTCGTGCTCTGTGCTGTGCTCACCTGGCTCAGAGCTTTAGGAGACACGCCCTAG
- a CDS encoding peptidyl-tRNA hydrolase — protein sequence MTLGDTDPLALAHDLLRTRVSDNRHDRSEDPDRPETVQAMQIALHVPKADPPRRTYLLAAAARAVVAVCLDERVSTDPSWRGGLEGWYDHLIRKVARRARNKAWADVQAVPGVTVDVAGAQARAFVPSAVVDTPPVVRKLQIQGTELPQDEPGAIDPQVPTILIDRSLHMSTGKAAAQVGHASMLLAARRDLEWVRGWAARGFVLNVREVDHSVFEEHAGRSGVVTVRDAGFTEVAPDALTVLAFAD from the coding sequence GTGACCCTCGGCGACACTGATCCGCTCGCTCTGGCACACGACCTCCTGCGTACCCGGGTGAGCGACAACCGACACGACCGCTCCGAGGACCCCGACCGCCCGGAGACGGTGCAGGCCATGCAGATCGCCCTTCACGTCCCGAAGGCTGATCCGCCGCGCCGCACCTATCTCCTGGCGGCCGCGGCCCGGGCGGTCGTCGCCGTATGCCTGGACGAGCGGGTGTCCACCGACCCGTCCTGGCGGGGCGGCCTGGAGGGCTGGTACGACCACCTCATCCGCAAGGTCGCCCGTCGGGCACGCAACAAGGCCTGGGCGGACGTGCAGGCCGTACCCGGGGTGACCGTCGACGTCGCCGGTGCCCAGGCCCGTGCCTTCGTTCCCTCAGCGGTGGTGGACACCCCGCCCGTGGTGCGGAAGCTGCAGATCCAGGGGACGGAACTGCCGCAGGACGAGCCCGGGGCCATCGACCCGCAGGTGCCGACGATCCTCATCGACCGCAGTCTGCACATGAGCACAGGTAAAGCGGCCGCCCAGGTGGGCCATGCCAGCATGCTGCTCGCCGCCCGCCGGGACCTGGAATGGGTCCGGGGCTGGGCGGCGAGGGGATTCGTGCTCAATGTGCGGGAGGTCGATCATTCCGTCTTCGAAGAGCACGCCGGCCGGTCGGGCGTGGTGACGGTCCGCGATGCAGGCTTCACCGAGGTTGCCCCCGATGCGCTGACGGTGCTGGCCTTCGCCGACTAG